Within Protaetiibacter intestinalis, the genomic segment ACGAGGGTCTGCACGGAACGCAGGTCGGTGAACGGCGGGAAGACCGCCACCTCGACGTCGGAGAAGTCGTGCTTCTTGTCCTCGAGGGTCCAGGCGAGCTTCTGCACGAACGCGATCGACTGCAGATGGTCGAGGTTCATCTTCCAGTTGCCGGCGATGAGCGGCGTGCGGGCTGCTACTGCCATCCGAGGACCTCCAGTCCGGGGAGCTTCTTGCCCTCGAGGAACTCGAGGCTCGCGCCGCCGCCCGTCGAGACGTGACCGAACTGCTCGTCCGGGAAGCCCAGCTGGCGGATCGCGGCGGCCGAGTCGCCGCCGCCGACGACCCCGAGGCCGTCGACGTGGGTGAGCGCCTCGGCGACGGCGCGCGTCCCGGCGGCGAACGCCGGGAACTCGAACACGCCCATCGGGCCGTTCCAGAAGACGGTCTTCGACGCCCGCACCCGCTCGGCGAACGCGGCCGCCGTGTCGGGGCCGATGTCGAGCCCGATCCCGGAGGCGCCGAACGCCGTGTCCTCGATCCCCGAGGCCGGGGCGACCACGTGGTCGGCGTCGGCCGAGAAGCCGGAGGCGACCACGACATCCGTCGGCAGCACGAGCTCGACGCCGCGCTCGGCCGCCTCGGCGAGGTAGCCGCGGACCGTGTCGAGCTGGTCGGCCTCGAGCAGGCTCGAGGCGACCTTGTGGCCCTGCGCGGCGAGGAAGGTGAAGAGCATGCCGCCGCCGATGAGCAGTGCATCCACCCGCGGCAGCAGGTGGCCGATGACGCCGAGCTTGTCGGAGACCTTGGAGCCTCCGAGCACGACCGTGTACGGCCGCTCGGGGTTCTCGGTGAGCTTGTCGAGCACCTCGAGCTCGGCCGCGATGAGCAGACCGGCGGCGCTCGGGAGCGCCTGCACGAGCTCGTAGACGCTCGCCTGCTTGCGGTGCACGACCCCGAAGCCGTCCGACACCACGACGTCGCCGAGGGCGGCGAGCTGCGCGGCGAAGGCCTCACGCTCGGCGGCGTCCTTCGACGCCTCACCCGGGTTGAACCGCAGGTTCTCGAGCAGCACGACGCCGGGCGTCGGCGCCGCCTCGACGACGCCGGCCGCCGACTCCCCCACCGTCTCCGGCGAGAAGGCGACGTCGACGCCGAGCAGCTCGCCCAGCCGCACCGCGACGGGCGCGAGCGAGTACTTGGGGTCCGGAGCACCCTCCGGACGACCGAGGTGGCTCATCACCACGACCTTCGCACCCCTCTCGAGGAGCAGGCGGATGGTCGGGACGGAGGCGCGCACGCGCCCGTCGTCGGTGATGACGCCGTCCTTGAGCGGAACGTTGAGGTCGCAGCGCAGGAGCACGACCTTGCCGGACAGCTCTCCCAGGCTGTCGATCGTCCGGAGGGTCATCGCTTAGAGGCGCTCGGCGACGTACTCGGTGAGGTCGACCAGACGGTTCGAGTAGCCCCACTCGTTGTCGTACCAGGCCGACAGCTTGACCTGGTCGCCGATGACGCGCAGCAGGCCCGCGTCGAAGATCGACGAGTGCGGGTCGGTGACGATGTCGCTCGAGACGATCTCGTCCTCGGTGTACTTGAGGATGCCCTTGAGGTAGCCCTCGGCGGCCTCCTTGTAGACCGCCTTGATCTCGTCGACGGTGGCCGACTTGCTCGCGGTGACGGTGAGGTCGGTGATCGAGCCGGTGGGCACCGGCACGCGCAGCGCGAAGCCGTCGAGCTTGCCGACGAGCTCGGGCAGGACGAGGCCGATGGCCTTGGCGGCACCCGTGGAGGTCGGCACGATGTTGATCGCGGCGGCGCGGGCGCGACGCAGGTCGCTGTGCGGGCCGTCCTGGAGGTTCTGATCGGCCGTGTAGGCGTGCACGGTCGTCATGAGGCCGCGCTCGATGCCGAAGTTGTCGTTGAAGACCTTGGCGAGCGGCGCGAGGCAGTTGGTGGTGCACGACGCGTTCGAGATGATGTGCTGCGTCGCCGGGTCGTAGTCGCCCTCGTTGACACCCATCACGAAGGTGGCGTCCTCGCCCGTGGCGGGGGCCGAGATGAGCACCTTCTTGGCGCCGCCGCCGTCGATGTGCTTGCGGGCGTCGACGGCCTTGGTGAAGCGCCCCGTCGACTCGATGACGATGTCGACACCGTAGTCGGACCACGGCAGCAGGGCGGGGTCGCGCTCTTCGAAGACGCGGATGGCCTTGCCGCCGACGACGATGTTCTCGTCGTCGTACTCGACGGTGGCGTCGAGACGTCCCGTGACCGAGTCGTACTTGAGCAGGTGCGCGAGGGTCTTGTTGTCCGTGAGGTCGTTCACGGCCACGATCTCGAGGTCGGCGCCCTGGGCGAGGGCGGCACGGAGGTAGTTGCGACCGATCCGGCCGAAGCCGTTGATGCCGATCTTGACGGACACGTTGTCTCCTTGATGAGCGCTGGATGCGCGAGGTGTCTGGATGTGGTGAGTAGAGGGGGTGGCCGGGGCGCGGGCCCCGGCCACCTCGCCTGCTACGACAGTAGCAGCAGCCCCGCACCGCCCGAACGTGCGGCGTCGAAGCGGGCCCCGGCATCCGCCCAGTTGGCGATGTTCCAGAACGCCTTCACGTAGTCCGCCTTGACGTTGACGTAGTCGAGGTAGAACGCGTGCTCCCACATGTCGAGCTGGAGGATGGGCGTGATCCCGAGCGGCGTGTTGTTCTGCTGGTCGTAGAGCTGGTGCACGAGCAGGCGGGCGCCCACCGGGTCCCAGGCGAGCACCGCCCAGCCCGAGCCCTGCAGGCTGTTCGCGGCGGCGCTGAAGTGGCCCACGAACTTGTCGAACGACCCGAAGAACTCGTCGATCGCGGAGGCGAGCTCGCCGACCGGCTTGTCGCCGCCGTCGGGCGAGAGGTTCTTCCAGAAGATCGAGTGGTTGACGTGCCCGCCGAGGTGGAAGGCGAGGTCCTTCTCGAGCTTCGGCACGTTCGTGAAGTCGCCCGAGTCGCGCGCCTCCTCGAGCTTCTCGAGGGCGGTGTTCGCGCCGGCGACGTAGGCCGCGTGGTGCTTGTCGTGGTGCAGCTCCATGATCCGGGCGCTGATGCTCGGTTCGAGCGCCGCGTAGTCGTAGGGCAGATCCGGGAGGCTGTAGACGGCCATGGTTCTCCTTCTTCCTTCTTGAGGTTCTCGAGGTCTATTCGTCGAAGTCGGGCGGCAGGTTGGCGTCCGTGCCGGGGATCCCGAGATCGGAGGCGCGCTTGTCGGCCATCGCCAGCAGACGGCGGATGCGGCCGGCCACGGCGTCCTTCGTCATGGGCGGGTCGGCGAAGTGGCCGAGCTCGTCGAGGCTCGCGTCGCGGTGCTCGAGCCGCAGGGTGCCCGCGTAGCGCAGGTGGTCGGGGATCTCCTCGCCGAGGATCTCCATCGCCCGCTCGACGCGCGCGCACGCGGCCACGGCGGCCTGCGCGGAACGGCGCAGGTTCGCGTCGTCGAAGTTGACGAGCCGGTTCGCGGTCGCTCGCACCTCGCGGCGCTGGCGCAGCTCCTCCCAGGCG encodes:
- a CDS encoding superoxide dismutase, with product MAVYSLPDLPYDYAALEPSISARIMELHHDKHHAAYVAGANTALEKLEEARDSGDFTNVPKLEKDLAFHLGGHVNHSIFWKNLSPDGGDKPVGELASAIDEFFGSFDKFVGHFSAAANSLQGSGWAVLAWDPVGARLLVHQLYDQQNNTPLGITPILQLDMWEHAFYLDYVNVKADYVKAFWNIANWADAGARFDAARSGGAGLLLLS
- the gap gene encoding type I glyceraldehyde-3-phosphate dehydrogenase, whose product is MSVKIGINGFGRIGRNYLRAALAQGADLEIVAVNDLTDNKTLAHLLKYDSVTGRLDATVEYDDENIVVGGKAIRVFEERDPALLPWSDYGVDIVIESTGRFTKAVDARKHIDGGGAKKVLISAPATGEDATFVMGVNEGDYDPATQHIISNASCTTNCLAPLAKVFNDNFGIERGLMTTVHAYTADQNLQDGPHSDLRRARAAAINIVPTSTGAAKAIGLVLPELVGKLDGFALRVPVPTGSITDLTVTASKSATVDEIKAVYKEAAEGYLKGILKYTEDEIVSSDIVTDPHSSIFDAGLLRVIGDQVKLSAWYDNEWGYSNRLVDLTEYVAERL
- a CDS encoding phosphoglycerate kinase; protein product: MTLRTIDSLGELSGKVVLLRCDLNVPLKDGVITDDGRVRASVPTIRLLLERGAKVVVMSHLGRPEGAPDPKYSLAPVAVRLGELLGVDVAFSPETVGESAAGVVEAAPTPGVVLLENLRFNPGEASKDAAEREAFAAQLAALGDVVVSDGFGVVHRKQASVYELVQALPSAAGLLIAAELEVLDKLTENPERPYTVVLGGSKVSDKLGVIGHLLPRVDALLIGGGMLFTFLAAQGHKVASSLLEADQLDTVRGYLAEAAERGVELVLPTDVVVASGFSADADHVVAPASGIEDTAFGASGIGLDIGPDTAAAFAERVRASKTVFWNGPMGVFEFPAFAAGTRAVAEALTHVDGLGVVGGGDSAAAIRQLGFPDEQFGHVSTGGGASLEFLEGKKLPGLEVLGWQ